The window CACGGCGGCGGCCAGGCCGTAGAGGGTGTTGTTGGCACGGGCGGCGATTTCGTCGAGGCTCTTGAACTTCAGCACCGACATGACCGGGCCAAAGATTTCTTCCTGGGCGATCTTCATGTCGTCCTTTACGTTCGTGAAGAGCGTCGGCTCGACATAGAAACCCTTTTCGCCGAAGCGCTTGCCGCCGGAGAGCAGATTGGCGCCTTCTTGCTTGCCGCTGTCGATGTAGCCGAGGATCTTGTCGAATTGTTCCTTATCGACCTGCGGGCCTTGCTCGGTGTCGGGATCGAGCGGGTCGCCGAGCTTGCGGGCTTTGTTCATCGACATGATGGCGTCGATGAACTTGTCGTGGATCTTTTCTTGCACAAACAGGCGGCTGCCGGCGCAGCAGCATTGGCCTTGGTTGAAGTACAAGCCGAAGTGCGAGCCGGCGACGGCAGCGTCGATGTCGGCATCGTCGAAGACGATGTTCGGGCTCTTGCCGCCCAGCTCGAGCGTCACGCGCTTCATGGTGTTGGCTGCGTCGCGCATGATGATCTTGCCGACCTCGGTCGAGCCGGTGAAGGCCACCTTGTCGATGAGCGGATGCTTTACGATCGCGCCGCCAGCCGTTGGTCCATAGCCGGGAACGACGTTGATCACGCCGTCGGGAATGCCGGCCTTCTGTGCGAGTCGCGCCACGCGGAGACAAGTGAGCGGCGTTTGCTCGGCAGGCTTCATCACGATGGTGCAACCGGTGGCAAGGGCCGGGCCCCATTTCCACGCGGTCATCAGCAGCGGGAAATTCCAAGGAATAATCTGCCCAACCACACCGACCGGTTCGGGCCGTGTGTAACAGAAGTAGTTACCGCGGATCGGCACGGTCTTGCCGTGAATCTTGTCGGCGAAGCCGGCGTAGTAACGGAGGCAATCGATCGTCAGCGGCAGGTCGGCGTTGCGGGCATCGCGAAACGGCTTGCCGTTGTCGAGCGATTCGAGCGCGGCGAGTTCATCGATCTCGGCTTCCATCAGGTCGGCGAGCTTCAGCATCAGTCGGCCGCGGTCACGCGCGTCCATCTTGCTCCACTCACCGCTATCGAATTGCTTGCGAGCAGCCTTGGCGGCCGCATCGATATCGGCAGCGTCACCTTCAGCGACATCGGCGATCAACTCCTCGGTAGCCGGGTTGTACGTGGCGAATGTCTTGCCGCTCTGCGCTGGCACCCACTGGCCGTCGATGAAGCAAGTCGTCTGCTGAATCTTTGGGCGGGCGATTTTTTTGGAAGGGGTCGCGGTAGCCATCGATCGAACTCCGAGGAAGAGGAAGATGTGTTCGGGCTGGTGTCTCTTAGTATTCTATGCGCAACGGCCGAGCTGGTGGGTAGTTGAATGGGCCAGAATTCAGCAGCGACAACAACCCTGAAAACCGCACTCCGGTCAGTTACAATAAAGTCTTCTGATCTTTCCTGATTCTCACGAGCGATGGCATGCGTTCCGCCTACTTCTCCGTTCTCTGTTCGATCCCTGGTGTTCTGCTGGCAGCTGCCATCGTCGGCTGTGGTCAGGGGGAATACGACGCCCGCGCCGGCGGCGCCAAAGCCGCCATCACTCGCCGGGCCAACGAAGGGCCGCAGGAACTCGCCAAGGACTACGCCACCGTGCGGAGCGCCGCAGGCTCATCAGGGCTCAAGGTCCGCTTTCCCTCACTGCTGACGGCCCAGACGACATCGCTCGATGCTTCCAAACCGGGGGCCAAATTGCTGCAGGCCGACCTCCCCGGATTTTGTTACACGATGCAACGGCCGCTGGCCGATGATGCTGGAAAGACCATCCCGGCCTACTGCTATCTGTATTTCGTCCCCAAGGCGGAAGCGGATAACTTGCATAACCTAGTGCAAGCCGCGGCTGCGATGGCAGGGGGCGGGGCCTGGGGCGACAACCCACCCGTGAAAGCCCCGACTGGCGACATTGCGGTGAAATTCCTCAAGTGCGCCGGGGATATGGAATTCGAAGTCAACGGCGCCAACGAACGGCTGCCGGGACAGATCGAAGTCTATTCCTTCGATGCCGGAGCCAATCGGGTGATCGTCGCCTGGCGGGCCGCAACTTCCGTCGATACCAAACACAAACTATTTGCCGCCGTAAAATCATCGATGGCATCGGTCCAGCTCGATGGTCCCGCGCCGGCCGCTCCCGCCGCTCCAGCACCCGCGGCAGGAAGTTAAGCACCGCTCACCTTCACTCCCCCACTCACGGAGCACTTTCCCGTCATGGCCGAGTACACGAAATTCCAGCAGAACGCGATCAAGAATTTCTACGACAATCGCGACACGATCGCCCTACAGCGCGTGCAAGAGCTGGTCACCGAGCTGTACCTGTCGGAAGGCAAGAAGCTGCAAAAGAACTGGGACAGCGTGATCCTGCACTTGTCGAAACTAAACGTCGACAAGAAGACGCTCGACCATCTGCGCAAAGAAGCCAAGCCTGAACTCGTGGCAACGCTGATCACCAAGATGCTCAACAAGCAAGACGCGACGCCGGTGAAAAAGTAAACGTCGCATTTCGTCGTAGGCCGGAACAAGCGGTACTCCGCGCTGTTCCGGCATGAAGTGCTAACAAAGCCGGAACTGCACAAGTTAATTCCGGCTGACTTCTTACTTATCTCGCACGGCCATAAAGCTCTTCACCAGGCCGGCAACTCGCTCATCAATGAGCTTCGCATCGGGAAACATCCCGGCAAACTCGCGGCGATTGAGCAGTTGAATCTCGCGAGCGTAACCGATGGCTTCTTCATCGGTCTTGGCCTTCGGAAACCAACCGAGCTGAAAGCGCTTCAGCAGAAACACCTTCGTCCGTTCCGGCAAAAACTGAAACCCGGGGAACAGGAAGTGGGGCTCGATCGGGAAGTACCGATTCGGCGTCTGCACGAAATAGCGCACGCCCACGCGGCGAATTTCGTTCGCCATCCGCAGCTGATCGGCAGCGCCGCCGACGTGTTCGATCACGCTGTTCGAAAACGCCAGATCGAACTCACCATCGCCGAACTGCGACAGATCGCGAGCATCGCCCACGATCCAGCGAAACCGCTCGTCGGGCTCTTGAGCCGGATAGATGTTGATGACCGTGAAGTCGAGGTCGTCGCGGTCGGCCAGGTCCATCATCTTCCAAAACGTATCGGTGCCGCCGACATCCAGAATCCGCAGCGGCTTGGCGGCGCTCTTTTCAGCGCCATCGATCACTGCCATCAAGTGCGCCAGTCGCGCTCGGCGAGCCCGATAAGCAAAGGACTGTTTATTCTGAAAATCAGCTTGAGCAGTAGACATGCGCGTAGACCTGTGGTGCTGGAGACGTACGGTCTGCAAGCTTAGGTCACGGCACGCCGGCTGGTCTGAAAAAAGGGCTGCGGCGGACGGCTGTAGCGATCAGAAGGATTAGTCAGCCCCCAGATCTCTCCACGTGCAATCGGGATGAATGCGGCAGTATTCGACATTGAATTGGTCAGCGACGATCCGGCGTACCTTGAGAGCAATGTCTCGCTTCGTGCCAGCGGGTAAGGCGGCCATAAACTCGTCGTCGCTGATCGGCGGAGCACTCGTTGCGAACGGCTCCTGTTCCGCTCTGGATGCGAGGTGCGCCAAGAGCAGGAGTGCTGCAGGAATGGCAATCGCAAACGCGATCGCCCCCCAGTCGCTGGTGTTCATCGTTTCGTCTCCAGGTTTCTGCTAGGGAATTTCTTTTTCTCCGGCCAGTACATTCGTAGCGCGCGAGCACCGAAACGCCAACAATCAATCCGCATGCCGCCGTTTGATGATCAGCCTGTTGCCCTGTTGCTCGACGTAGCAGTTCTCACGGTCCAAATGATGACCGAGCAGGTCCCGCCGCGGCCGAGGTGGATTGGGTCCACGCATGGGAGTGGAGAACAGGCGATGTTCTTCGGAATCGATCAAGTTAACCGAAACGAAGATGATCAGCGACTTGCCAAACTCCGGCTCGAACATTTTGCTGAACCGCGCGGCAGGGTGCCAGATGCTGAATTGATCGGCTGCGACTTCCTCAAGCCAGAAGTTTTCTTGTCGGGAGCCCGGATCGAAGCAAACGTCGTAAACGCCCGTGCGATCTTGCCAGTCGAGAGACTTCGCCGTAATCGGGACAAAGTTCAAAGCATTAAAGCGAAAGGCCAGTGTGTGATCATTTTCCAGAGCATCGGCGAGCAGGACTTCGCCCAAAGTTAATTCTGAAAACTCCGCGTTCTCAAAAGGCAGATGATTGTCAGATTGAACCACCAGCCGAGTTGCGCCAACCGAAAACTGAATCTGTGCATATAAGCACCACTCTGCGTGTAGCTCCGCGCGCCGACCCACTTTTTGATCGAGCTTGCAGCGAAGTTCGCTATCCGGCACGTGGCCGTCGAGCCAATGAGCGAGCGCTGAATCGATGGACTGATCGTTCCACTTCACTAGTTTCCCAAGGTTGTATTCGGCCGACTGCAACTCCCGCCCGTCCGGCGCTGCCCAAGTTCGCCGGCCATGACGCTTGCCTGCCTTCCATTCCGCCCGCATGATCACGTCGGCCGTCGTCGTTACCCACTTGCCGTGATTCTCTCCCTGCTGAAAGCTTCCTTCGATTCGACGCTTCTTGTCAATATTTAAAAAAGGCCCATGCCGCTTACGGTTCAGATAACGGTTTTCGATAACGACCTGGTCATTCATCCAGGCCCGCTCCAAGCGCTCCTCGCCTTCGTCAAAAAAACGCTCAACTAGGTGAGTCTTCTTCGAATACCCGCGTGTTTCCCAGCCATGCTTGACCGGCTTGCCATTCCAGCCGCGGTGGTAATGGCTGCTGAAGCCCAGGCCCCCTTCCTCCCAAGGCCAGCGATAGATCGTCAAGCCGATTCCCACGACGGTCATCAGCAGCAGTAGGGCACGCAGGCCGAATTGAAACCGCCAAGATCGTAGGGAAAGGAAGTGGAGCATCGCGTTCTTCTTGCGCTACTTCGTCTCACGGTTTCTGCCACGGAATCTCTTTCTCTCCGGCCAGCACGTTTGTCGCGCGAGCGGCCACGAAGAGGTAATCGCTGAGCCGGTTGAGATAGCGGATCAGCAATTCCGAAATCTCGATGTTCGGTTCGTTGGCGAGCGTGACCAAGCGGCGTTCGGCGCGGCGGCAGACTCCGCGAGCAATGTGGATGGTGCAAGCGCCGCGGTTGCCTGCTGGCAAAATGAACTGCCGGAGCGGCGGCAAGTGCGTTTCGAGTTCATCAATGGCTTGCTCGAGCGCGGCGACGTGCGTTCCCGAGATCCAAGCCGTGCCCATTTTCACCGGATCGGGAGTGGCGAGCTCGGCGCCGACGGCGAAGAGTTCGTTTTGCACGGCGGCCAGGGTTTGCTCGATGGCGGGCGGGAGCGGTTCGCAGCGCGCCAAACCGAGTACGGCGTTCAGTTCGTCGACCTCGCCGTAGGCTTCGATCCGCGGATTGTCCTTGCGGACGCGGGGGCCGGCGAAGAGGCCTGTTTCACCGGTGTCGCCGGTCTTGGTATATATTTTCATGATTGGCTACGTGTATTCCCGCCTGGAGAAATCGATATGCGATTGCGTTGTTTGTTGGCCGCTGTGTTGTTGGCGTTTCCCGCATTGCTCGCGGCGCAACCGCCGGGCGTCGATCCGTCGAAGGGTCCGCCTGCCGAGTCGATCGAAAAGAAATTCCTCTCGAACGTGCAGCAGGTGACGCGCGGCATGGTGAAAGCCGGCGAAGGTTACTTCTCGCCCGATGGCAAGACGATCGTCTACCAGGCCCAGCCGCTCGACTATCCGTTTTATCAGATTTTTATCCAGACACTGCCGGATGGCGTGCCACACCGAATCAGCACCGGTCGCGGCCGCACGACGTGCGCGTACTTCTCGCCCGATGGCACGAAGATCATGTTTGCGTCGAGCCATCTCGATCCGAACATGACCAAGACCGAAGAGGACGAAAAGAAAACGCAGGAAGAAAATAAGCGGCTCGGCCGTCGGCCACGCTACTCGTGGGATTTCGATCCCTACACCGAAATTTTTGAGTGTGATCTGCAAGGTGGCAACCTGAAGCGGCTGACCGACTCAAAGGGCTACGACGCTGAAGGTGCCTACTCGAAGGACGGCAAGCTGATTGCCTTCTGCAGCGATCGCGATGGCGATCCCGATTTGTATGTGATGAACAGCGACGGCACGAATGTGCGGCAGCTGACCAACGAGCCTGGCTACGACGGCGGGCCGTTCATTTCGCCCGATCAAAAATGGGTGATCTTCCGCAGCGACCGCAAAAAAGCTGAGCACCTGCAGATTCACGTCATTGGCATCGACGGCAAAAACGACACCGCCCTGACCGACATCAACGGCGTGTGCTGGGCGCCGTACTGGCACCCG is drawn from Anatilimnocola floriformis and contains these coding sequences:
- a CDS encoding biopolymer transporter Tol, yielding MRLRCLLAAVLLAFPALLAAQPPGVDPSKGPPAESIEKKFLSNVQQVTRGMVKAGEGYFSPDGKTIVYQAQPLDYPFYQIFIQTLPDGVPHRISTGRGRTTCAYFSPDGTKIMFASSHLDPNMTKTEEDEKKTQEENKRLGRRPRYSWDFDPYTEIFECDLQGGNLKRLTDSKGYDAEGAYSKDGKLIAFCSDRDGDPDLYVMNSDGTNVRQLTNEPGYDGGPFISPDQKWVIFRSDRKKAEHLQIHVIGIDGKNDTALTDINGVCWAPYWHPTEPYIIWTGADHTDPNARPNYDLWLAKYEAKDGKFSIGERIRVTDFPGADVLPVFSPDGKKLMWTSGRTEDRSSQLFIGDFRLP
- a CDS encoding cob(I)yrinic acid a,c-diamide adenosyltransferase, yielding MKIYTKTGDTGETGLFAGPRVRKDNPRIEAYGEVDELNAVLGLARCEPLPPAIEQTLAAVQNELFAVGAELATPDPVKMGTAWISGTHVAALEQAIDELETHLPPLRQFILPAGNRGACTIHIARGVCRRAERRLVTLANEPNIEISELLIRYLNRLSDYLFVAARATNVLAGEKEIPWQKP
- a CDS encoding class I SAM-dependent methyltransferase, giving the protein MSTAQADFQNKQSFAYRARRARLAHLMAVIDGAEKSAAKPLRILDVGGTDTFWKMMDLADRDDLDFTVINIYPAQEPDERFRWIVGDARDLSQFGDGEFDLAFSNSVIEHVGGAADQLRMANEIRRVGVRYFVQTPNRYFPIEPHFLFPGFQFLPERTKVFLLKRFQLGWFPKAKTDEEAIGYAREIQLLNRREFAGMFPDAKLIDERVAGLVKSFMAVRDK
- a CDS encoding aldehyde dehydrogenase family protein, whose translation is MATATPSKKIARPKIQQTTCFIDGQWVPAQSGKTFATYNPATEELIADVAEGDAADIDAAAKAARKQFDSGEWSKMDARDRGRLMLKLADLMEAEIDELAALESLDNGKPFRDARNADLPLTIDCLRYYAGFADKIHGKTVPIRGNYFCYTRPEPVGVVGQIIPWNFPLLMTAWKWGPALATGCTIVMKPAEQTPLTCLRVARLAQKAGIPDGVINVVPGYGPTAGGAIVKHPLIDKVAFTGSTEVGKIIMRDAANTMKRVTLELGGKSPNIVFDDADIDAAVAGSHFGLYFNQGQCCCAGSRLFVQEKIHDKFIDAIMSMNKARKLGDPLDPDTEQGPQVDKEQFDKILGYIDSGKQEGANLLSGGKRFGEKGFYVEPTLFTNVKDDMKIAQEEIFGPVMSVLKFKSLDEIAARANNTLYGLAAAVWTRDIGKAHSLANKLRAGTVWVNCYDVFDAAAPFGGFKFSGQGRELGEEGLKGYLENKTVTVAMS